The window acccatgtggTTTGCCACTTTTGCAAAATAAggcatgtgattttttttttttgttttttttattctataacATGTGGTTTCCCatatttacaaaaagaaaatcagtAGCAGTTTGTGAACTCGTCGTTGATTTGCAGAAGACAAACTCGTCAATTCAGTAATGATCGGGTGACATGGGCGTAAAGAGCCCGGTTTTGAAGGCAAAAAGCCCGGTGGTTTTCAAAGTTTGCAAAATACAGTCCTTATTTTTGCAAACTTTGAAACCACGTAGCTTTTTTCGCACTTCAAAAACCGGACTTTACGCTCATGTCACCCCGACCATTACTTGAATTGATGAGTTTGCCCCTTGCTAAGTCGAGCATGAGTTCACGGCAgtacgattttttttttttttgtaaatttgggAAACCACATGTTATGGAatcgaaaaaaaaatcacatgccTTATTTTACAAAAAGTGACAAACCACATGGGTacttttttcctatttttttaaatccatgaattatttctaaaaatatataaactcgcggtgatatatttaatatattcagACATATTCCAATAGAGCACCAAATGGTTAATGATTTGAAAGACATCATTTTTCCATGTACTCTTCTATTGTTCATTTGACTATTCGAACgaataataactcaaattttacAAGCAAATTCCAAGAACAGCATCAAACTTATGATCCTGAAAAATGACTTCTCTAGTTAATTgctgaaattttataattaattcataAGATGCAAGTCAAgaatttggaaaattttaacattaatagGCCAATCCACAAATGATGTAAGCTAGTTAACCATCTTCACACGCAAAAAAAAGCCTTGCAATCAGAACCACATAATCATCATTGTTTTTATCCATctttcatataaataatttattctgAGCCGAAGACATTTTTCACTTATATTTATCTTGTCCTCAATTGATAGCGTCTTCAATCAGCCCATCTCAATGCAATCACAATTCAAACTTGTTTCCAAAGCAACACATATTTGAATTGTCAAAACCAATTAGACATTCAACAGGTACAAAGGATCTAATCATCAATTGTTCCATCTGCAAGAACCTTATAATtaatcacaataaacataaatgtttcACAGATAgttcacaaaacaaaatgaaagaattaCAAGAATGTATAAAATACCGGTCTAAACAAGGAATAGATCCATATACCATCATTCATCAACTCAAAGATTGGTTATTAAAACTGCGAGAAATGGCAGTAACTGCAGGATTGAATCGAAGACATCCAAACAAGCCTTGTCGGTAAGGCAACGGCGTCTTCTTCTTGAGTTCTTCGGAAGCGGCACGGTTGGTGGTATAGTGCAACTCATGCGGTGATACAGATCCTTTTCTTACAGAGCCGCCACTATCGGTCGAGCGAAAACTCGAGCTCTTTGAATCATCTCCTTTTGAATCATCTCCTTTTGAACTTCGTTTTGTAGGCAAAGGTGGAGATATTGCAGTGTACTTCCTCAAAGGATCCTTACTTCCTCTACCAGTAACTCTTCCTTCGGAAGCACTtctaaacaataacaaatcCTTCAACCTCCATTTCTTGCTTCCGTTGCCGGCATTTCTAAGAAATGACACAATTGAACTGGATTTggaggaagatgaagatgaaatgtATGTGCTGTTGTCTTTTCGGCTAGGAACTTGATTTCTGAGAGGAGATAAAGATCTAGCTCTTGAAGAATTCGACTTGGCTCTTTGATTATCTCTTCTAAAATCATTGACACTTGTTCTTGAGTGACTTTGAGGGCTCTTTGGTTGTTTCATTGTTGTTTTGAACTTGCCGGCTTCGAAGAGCTCATCGGCAGCTGTAAGCTCTGGAGGTAAAGCTCCTTTCTGGAGCTGACCGCTGAAGTTGAACTCAAAGTCATTATCTTCGACCGGaaaatgatcatgatcatgTTCATCAGGTTGGTAATTAAGAGAATAGATAGCGGTGATGCGGGTGGGACTTGCTGGGGCGCTTGTGTAGTGATAGAGGTAGTCGAAGCCACCGGCACGGGGACTCGACGGTGCGCTGACATAAGGGGTGCTTGATGCAGTTTCTGTGTGGAAGTTTTTTTCCGGCGGCATTGCTGCCACCACTTCCATACGGATTAAAACTGTTATTGGTTCTGCAAGATGATGCTGCTGGTGTTGTTATTGTGATTGTTGTGTGAATGTATATATGGAGTGGGTGGGTGTCTTTGATTTGAGGTTGGCTGATGAAAGATGAATGGAAAAAGGATTGTTTTGGGATGTTTTATATGGAGAAAGAAGGTAGTTGTGGATTTAGGAAGGTGAGAGGAAACAGGACATTATTGACCTACTAGAATGCTGTGAGGTGGAGGGAATAccaggggttttttttttttggcgtatttttatttgtattcatttttAGTCAACTTTGTTAACAGGTTCGGGTTGGGTCCTGGTCTTGCTTGAGGTTTTTCTTGAACACCTCTCCTTGGGTTATTAAAGAAGAGTGCTAATATATAAACTTTGCACCcagatttcaaaatattaaaaaaaatctaatattgtAAAATATGCATAGATGACTTTTGTTgctattttgatatttagggTTCAACCGtgcatttaaatatttttaagcaagatattttattttaataaattatgatttattttatttaaaaaatatttacacaCGAGATATAACAAACACACTCACACAATATGCATAGATGAGTACTATTATTTGTTATCATGTCATAATTACTGAGCGATTAAAATATTTGACTCCCTATAGAAAAGTTCATGAGTTTAATTTTTCTCCGAATACATGTTTGAGTTGTAAATATTGTGTGTTTGAATGTGATTGATTGtttacatcataaaaaaaaacttttaatttaatttaaaaaattttcttgtaTATTTTTAGGCCAtagttattttacaaaataaataatattgtccttgattgtattttactaatgtaattaaaaatatttgcgtataaataaatttaaacagctGAATTGCAATACAACAGCTAAACCAAATACCTTTAATTACTATTGTTAGgagatatattataatattataatactaTAAGTTctattaaactatttttttgcAACAATTAGATAAGAAACTACGGGATTGTGAACGTGTattaaaagaaagtaaaaatatgaaaataaaaattataaatgaaaagCCTTGACTTTGATTTTTCTGGCAAAAACAGTATGCTTGGCCATTTGAGAGCCCAacttgaattttatattagaagAAAAATAGTTTTACGCAGCCTTTTCATACTTTCTTTGAATTCCTTTTGATAAGAtttgatgagaatgagaatCACATGTTATAAAACTagttatgataaaaatattgtgTCTTCACTAGTCTCAAGGTTTGGGATGACACATGATGTCATGACTATGAACGTTGTTAACTATTGATTTATGATAAGTATCTTCTcatagtttatttgtttatataaatgaaagagTCCCAAGATTAGTTGGCATGATTGAAGGCTAAAGTCTTAATAATTTTTGTCGTCTGTTTGGTAGCTCTGTTTGGTGTTGAGATGTGGTTAAATAAGAGTCATAACTTTCATCACACAAAGGAGGAAATGTTGAAAATATAAGATTGTTTTATACGTAAACattgttgggttgtggaccacacaatatgtagggatataaggacttatgtgcataagttgtgtagacgtacacaactaatgtttataattgcgtatatcttattatattcgaGTTTTTGAATGGACCCTAAATCGTGATCCcgattcaagtttgaatttggtcccaattatctaatttttaaatgtgtggatatacatattaatcatatgttgtgtagaattcaCGGGGAAgaaattgtcaaatctatgatgggcGATTTGTAATTAGCCCTCATAAagaatttcttataaatagggtgtggtccccGATCGAGACGTAACGATTTGAGATTCGAATTGGGTTTTACGATTAGGGGTTCCCATCTCCCTCTCGCGTgctgatcgctttgagaagaatcacaagacccaatcactttcagtcataatcaatggattcaagtgcgtGACGCtcgccactttctttgttccctaagcaatctccaagcaagaagatccagggttataaattagggtttatacccattagatccatcaagtggtatcagagccatcTTGTTTTAGAATTGTTtgggatttattttaattaaatcttgaatttattgaataatatgcatgcatatagatatttatttattatgcatgttttcagtCCTGAATTTTTATGGTGATACAATTATCGTCATATATAGATtgggtgtttatatatatatatatatatatatatatatatatgcactaatCCAGAAAAACCAAGTGCTTGTTTACATG is drawn from Dioscorea cayenensis subsp. rotundata cultivar TDr96_F1 unplaced genomic scaffold, TDr96_F1_v2_PseudoChromosome.rev07_lg8_w22 25.fasta BLBR01000969.1, whole genome shotgun sequence and contains these coding sequences:
- the LOC120255358 gene encoding uncharacterized protein LOC120255358 yields the protein MEVVAAMPPEKNFHTETASSTPYVSAPSSPRAGGFDYLYHYTSAPASPTRITAIYSLNYQPDEHDHDHFPVEDNDFEFNFSGQLQKGALPPELTAADELFEAGKFKTTMKQPKSPQSHSRTSVNDFRRDNQRAKSNSSRARSLSPLRNQVPSRKDNSTYISSSSSSKSSSIVSFLRNAGNGSKKWRLKDLLLFRSASEGRVTGRGSKDPLRKYTAISPPLPTKRSSKGDDSKGDDSKSSSFRSTDSGGSVRKGSVSPHELHYTTNRAASEELKKKTPLPYRQGLFGCLRFNPAVTAISRSFNNQSLS